In Thermococcus camini, a genomic segment contains:
- a CDS encoding TldD/PmbA family protein: protein MEELVRKAEELAGRYGIPYYEIRITRVTAAHLGMQNGQLEELSLNTEMGIGVRAFNGAWGFSSANDMGRAEDAIKTAMKIARLSRGKSEIYLGDPVKDRAVIGVKKPFTEVDIEDKLALVKEIDSLLRGDAISSRRVHYGDGLKETFYFNSLGSEIETVTPRLRIALSVTARENGEMQGYWKSFGGTAGWELVEGIDFPRWADIIKEKAVSLLHARSPPSGEFDVVMDPELTGVFIHEALGHAAEADAVKNGDSILAGRLGERIAVEGLTVVDDPTLPGRFGSYVYDDEGIKARRVEIIRDGILVNYLNDRETSALLDLEPNGHGRAQGYNYQPLVRMSNTYVEPGDWSFEEMVEEVKNGLYMIGDKGGEVDTAGGTFTFGAREGYLIKNGEVKEMVRDVALSGSILDVLKNIRAIGNDLKVDFPGYCGKGQWVPVDDGGPHVLTRALVGGLR, encoded by the coding sequence ATGGAGGAACTGGTGAGAAAGGCCGAGGAACTTGCGGGACGTTACGGCATACCATATTATGAGATCAGGATAACCCGTGTCACGGCCGCCCATCTCGGCATGCAGAACGGCCAGCTGGAGGAGCTTTCCCTCAACACCGAGATGGGAATAGGTGTCAGGGCGTTCAACGGCGCCTGGGGTTTCTCCAGTGCGAACGACATGGGGCGGGCGGAGGACGCTATAAAAACCGCGATGAAAATTGCGAGGCTCTCAAGAGGGAAATCGGAGATTTATCTGGGCGACCCCGTGAAGGACAGGGCGGTGATCGGTGTTAAAAAGCCCTTCACGGAGGTCGACATCGAGGATAAGCTCGCCCTGGTGAAGGAGATCGATTCCCTTCTGAGAGGGGATGCCATCTCAAGCAGGCGCGTCCACTACGGGGACGGTCTCAAGGAGACCTTCTACTTCAACTCCCTGGGAAGCGAGATAGAGACGGTGACCCCTCGCCTTCGCATCGCCCTCTCGGTCACCGCCAGGGAGAACGGCGAGATGCAGGGCTACTGGAAGAGCTTTGGCGGAACAGCTGGCTGGGAGCTGGTGGAGGGGATAGACTTCCCCCGATGGGCGGACATAATTAAGGAAAAAGCCGTCTCCCTCCTCCACGCCCGCTCGCCACCCTCGGGCGAGTTCGATGTGGTAATGGACCCGGAACTTACCGGAGTCTTCATCCACGAGGCACTCGGTCACGCCGCTGAGGCGGACGCCGTCAAGAACGGCGACAGCATACTCGCGGGCAGACTGGGGGAGAGAATAGCCGTTGAGGGGCTTACGGTCGTTGACGACCCGACACTGCCAGGCAGGTTTGGCTCCTACGTGTACGACGATGAGGGCATCAAGGCGAGGCGCGTCGAGATAATCCGGGACGGCATTCTCGTGAACTACCTCAACGACCGCGAGACGAGCGCTTTGCTTGACCTCGAGCCGAACGGCCACGGGAGGGCGCAGGGCTACAACTATCAGCCCCTCGTGAGGATGAGCAACACCTACGTTGAGCCCGGCGACTGGAGCTTTGAGGAGATGGTTGAGGAGGTTAAGAACGGCCTCTACATGATCGGGGACAAGGGCGGCGAGGTTGATACGGCAGGAGGTACCTTCACCTTCGGCGCGAGGGAGGGCTACCTAATTAAAAACGGCGAGGTAAAGGAGATGGTTCGCGACGTGGCCCTGTCCGGGAGCATACTGGACGTCCTGAAAAACATCCGCGCCATCGGGAACGACCTGAAGGTCGATTTTCCGGGCTACTGCGGTAAGGGGCAGTGGGTTCCGGTTGACGACGGCGGCCCGCACGTCCTCACGAGGGCTCTGGTGGGTGGGCTTCGCTGA
- a CDS encoding ferritin-like domain-containing protein, with product MVTKMAIDVDIIQDVEILLKNLNGYELLSYAICNERCGAETYEWLAKRVEGMLADEFLQLAGEKRKHAVQMSELFERLYPGMKPLEFNAPPLDTLPVCDEMMRVEDVENALALALISEAIGRDIYRKLQRMAGDEGVATLFGELAAIKENAYERLLRLYNEVIGE from the coding sequence ATGGTGACGAAAATGGCGATAGACGTTGATATTATACAGGATGTGGAGATCCTGCTGAAGAACCTGAACGGGTACGAGCTCCTCAGCTACGCCATATGCAACGAGAGGTGTGGGGCCGAGACCTACGAGTGGCTGGCCAAGCGCGTTGAAGGAATGCTTGCCGACGAGTTCCTGCAGCTGGCGGGGGAGAAGAGGAAGCACGCGGTCCAGATGTCTGAGCTGTTCGAGAGGCTCTATCCCGGTATGAAGCCCCTCGAGTTCAATGCCCCTCCGCTGGACACCCTGCCGGTGTGTGATGAGATGATGAGGGTGGAGGACGTCGAAAACGCCCTGGCGCTGGCCCTGATTTCCGAGGCAATAGGCAGGGACATCTACAGAAAGCTCCAGAGGATGGCGGGGGATGAGGGGGTTGCGACGCTCTTTGGGGAGCTGGCTGCAATAAAGGAAAACGCCTACGAGCGGCTCCTCCGGCTGTACAATGAGGTCATTGGAGAGTAG
- a CDS encoding DUF257 family protein encodes MGAHAVDQVLFGLRPGETVLIEYSAVSSPELLLYLICRRGRGRRTPLIIDDISDAFAESIIRLDLMGLELEGLRNAPVIKIGGSRDIGNIFGRVEVDKYSLDFRYYDEIYEKIVPEEVVFNPVLGIHKLFIALERHEVIRLIRNISTFVGKKSRVALYFLNRDIMERYSPELLPLFEETASTVLHWNFGGGKYRLEVIKAANSSLVGSRISLGFKDISRA; translated from the coding sequence ATGGGCGCTCATGCCGTGGATCAGGTTCTCTTCGGGCTCAGACCCGGTGAGACAGTCCTCATTGAGTACAGTGCGGTTTCTTCCCCCGAGCTTCTCCTCTACCTGATCTGCCGCAGGGGCAGGGGCAGGAGAACACCTCTCATAATCGACGACATCTCGGATGCCTTCGCGGAGAGCATCATCCGCCTGGATTTAATGGGACTGGAGCTTGAGGGCCTCAGGAACGCTCCGGTCATAAAGATTGGGGGGAGCAGAGACATCGGAAACATCTTTGGAAGGGTGGAGGTGGACAAATACTCCCTGGACTTCAGGTACTACGATGAGATCTACGAGAAGATAGTCCCGGAGGAGGTTGTTTTTAACCCCGTCCTCGGGATCCACAAGCTCTTTATCGCCCTTGAGCGGCACGAGGTTATACGGCTGATCCGCAACATCTCGACCTTCGTCGGGAAGAAGAGCCGCGTGGCGCTGTACTTCCTTAACCGGGACATTATGGAGAGGTACTCCCCGGAGCTGCTCCCTCTCTTCGAGGAAACTGCCAGTACCGTTCTTCACTGGAATTTTGGGGGTGGCAAGTACCGGCTTGAGGTTATCAAGGCCGCCAACAGCTCTCTTGTTGGTTCCCGCATTTCCCTGGGCTTCAAGGACATCTCGCGGGCTTGA
- a CDS encoding ArsB/NhaD family transporter gives MEQTIAAGIAVAVFLITYAMIISERVHRTVAALFGAAVVLFLGIVPWEALPEHLDLDTLFLLIGMMIIVNTAKESGLFEFIAIKTAKFARGSPMKVLLLFSVVTAVISSVLDNVTTVLLLTPMLLYITRLMDINPVPFLLAEVFASNIGGTATLIGDPPNIMIGSAAGLSFNEFLLNMGPIALVDLFTSLGIIYLVYRNAMRISDAKRDRILSTIGELDERDAIRDYSLFKKSVAVILGVVMLFFIHDRLGIEPAVVALTGASVLLLWSGMDPEEILEKVEWTAIFFFMGLFILVGALVETGIIDGVARWILGYIGNTGEALIIITWFSAVSSAVVDNIPLTAAMIPLIKAMGSSMNVYPLWWALSLGACLGGNGTAIGASANVVVIGIAGREGVRITFMDFLKVGLVIMFVTVAIGMGLLWIRYIGV, from the coding sequence ATGGAGCAGACCATCGCAGCAGGAATAGCCGTAGCAGTGTTCCTGATAACATACGCCATGATAATCAGCGAGAGGGTTCACAGAACGGTTGCGGCCCTCTTTGGTGCGGCCGTTGTGTTATTCCTCGGCATAGTGCCGTGGGAAGCGCTTCCCGAACACCTCGACCTCGACACGCTCTTCCTCCTCATCGGTATGATGATAATCGTCAACACCGCCAAGGAGAGCGGTCTCTTCGAGTTCATAGCCATAAAGACCGCCAAGTTTGCCAGGGGGAGTCCTATGAAGGTTCTCCTGCTGTTCTCCGTCGTCACCGCCGTCATAAGCTCGGTTCTTGACAACGTTACGACCGTCCTGCTGTTGACCCCGATGCTCCTCTACATAACGCGCCTGATGGACATCAATCCCGTCCCGTTTCTCCTGGCAGAGGTTTTCGCCTCCAACATCGGCGGAACCGCCACCCTCATTGGGGATCCCCCTAACATAATGATAGGCTCCGCGGCCGGGCTGAGCTTCAACGAGTTCCTCCTCAACATGGGGCCGATAGCGCTCGTTGACCTATTCACCTCCCTCGGGATAATATACCTGGTCTACCGGAACGCCATGAGGATCAGCGACGCCAAGAGGGACAGGATACTCTCAACCATTGGTGAGCTCGATGAGAGAGATGCCATAAGGGACTACTCACTTTTTAAGAAGTCCGTGGCGGTTATACTCGGCGTGGTCATGCTCTTTTTCATCCACGATCGGCTGGGGATTGAGCCCGCAGTGGTTGCCCTCACCGGCGCCTCCGTTCTCCTCCTGTGGAGCGGGATGGATCCTGAGGAGATCCTCGAAAAGGTCGAGTGGACGGCGATATTCTTCTTCATGGGCCTCTTCATACTCGTTGGTGCCCTCGTGGAGACCGGCATCATCGACGGGGTTGCCCGCTGGATACTGGGGTATATCGGGAACACCGGCGAGGCGCTGATTATAATAACCTGGTTTTCCGCGGTTTCCTCCGCCGTAGTGGACAATATCCCTCTCACAGCGGCGATGATACCCCTCATAAAGGCAATGGGGAGTTCGATGAACGTTTACCCGCTCTGGTGGGCCCTCTCCCTCGGAGCCTGCCTCGGCGGCAACGGAACCGCAATAGGTGCGAGCGCCAACGTGGTCGTCATCGGTATCGCGGGCAGAGAGGGAGTTCGGATAACGTTTATGGACTTCCTCAAGGTTGGGCTCGTTATAATGTTCGTTACCGTTGCCATTGGAATGGGGTTGCTCTGGATAAGATACATAGGGGTGTGA
- a CDS encoding DUF58 domain-containing protein encodes MKMRKNLTGYLLWALLLGTLFLSPGMIGLATVPLSILALGTLIEPPKGITVVRRISRREVRLGEEVEVRVRVTVERGMGIVVVRDPLPGSVALTGGSSVGVFFKGPKSLRVEYTYRIKPVLRGVYTLPRSEVTTRSPLGTRYLWGLYGEELKIRAVPRVLREVSVIETRRKARISVPETSYSIRGPISTDFKEIRNYQTGDPMKLINWKATARMGEVLVNEFEREGKKTVLFIVDAREAMKIGKESESPYEKAMNLVASMAHRFLRKDYHVGLYLLGAGKFIPPATGPRQLHEIVRTMMSFERVQTGEERLDDAVERLRRILIQYTPLVVYVSNILEGTWAETRRGMLAVRAMGRGRTRPMVVDISVYPTLDPGTGTLMEMEKRAIMEDLEKTGAYVVRWLPGEEETGRIVTRLLGEIR; translated from the coding sequence ATGAAGATGAGGAAGAACCTGACGGGCTACCTCCTGTGGGCACTCCTCCTGGGGACGCTTTTTCTCTCCCCGGGGATGATAGGCCTGGCCACGGTGCCCCTATCCATCCTGGCCCTGGGAACGCTGATCGAACCACCGAAGGGCATAACCGTGGTGAGGAGGATATCCCGGAGGGAGGTGCGGCTCGGCGAGGAGGTCGAGGTCAGGGTGCGCGTCACAGTCGAACGCGGTATGGGTATAGTGGTCGTCAGGGATCCCCTGCCAGGGAGCGTGGCGCTGACCGGGGGCAGCAGCGTCGGGGTGTTCTTCAAGGGCCCCAAGTCACTGCGGGTTGAATACACATACAGGATAAAGCCCGTCCTCAGGGGCGTTTACACCCTGCCCAGGAGCGAGGTGACCACAAGGAGTCCCCTCGGAACCCGCTATCTGTGGGGACTCTACGGGGAGGAGCTGAAGATAAGGGCCGTTCCCAGGGTGCTGAGAGAGGTATCGGTGATTGAAACCCGGAGAAAGGCGAGGATAAGCGTTCCGGAGACGAGCTACTCCATAAGGGGGCCCATCTCAACGGACTTCAAGGAGATAAGGAACTACCAGACGGGGGATCCGATGAAGCTCATAAACTGGAAGGCGACCGCGAGGATGGGGGAGGTGCTCGTCAACGAGTTCGAGAGGGAAGGAAAGAAGACCGTGCTCTTCATTGTGGACGCCCGGGAGGCGATGAAGATAGGAAAGGAGAGCGAGAGCCCCTACGAGAAAGCGATGAACCTCGTCGCGTCGATGGCCCACCGCTTCCTGAGAAAGGATTACCACGTGGGGCTCTATCTGCTGGGAGCGGGAAAGTTCATCCCACCTGCCACGGGGCCCAGACAGCTCCACGAAATCGTTAGAACCATGATGAGCTTTGAGAGGGTCCAAACCGGGGAGGAAAGGCTTGACGACGCGGTGGAGAGGCTGAGGAGGATACTCATCCAGTACACCCCCCTGGTGGTCTACGTCTCCAACATCCTGGAGGGAACGTGGGCCGAGACGAGGAGGGGAATGCTCGCCGTGAGGGCCATGGGGCGGGGCAGGACGAGGCCGATGGTGGTGGACATCTCGGTCTATCCAACCCTCGACCCGGGGACCGGGACGCTGATGGAGATGGAGAAGAGGGCGATAATGGAAGACCTGGAGAAAACCGGAGCTTACGTCGTCCGCTGGCTGCCCGGCGAGGAGGAAACGGGCAGGATAGTAACCAGGCTTCTGGGGGAGATAAGATGA
- a CDS encoding TldD/PmbA family protein, with product MIDELIGILERENVEWELYWERGRGGSFRIERERLERSQRKFHSGIGLRIGYRGKLGFSYITGLNHDRKTLENFVKRTIKLARISEVPFAGFPSGEKPRPVGGLYDRLIDEIPFEDAYALAGDFASRMVELKGEGITLSGSLAFGVNTYGVANSNGVFLEERSTGMSVSAYAVKEGGRAGTGSYYQSYRSLQPFEELEWAVTLAIEEAELSGAAGKLDGYSGELVLEPEAFGAILGILLENLYGDSVYFGRSRFSRPGEPAAAEGLTLIDDPSIEGLPGSYSFDGEGTPSRRTVLVEEGVLKSFLLDHTYASFLGMESTGNAVRDFRTMPHIGTSNLLVEPGRESLRDFEGVVVKKVFGEHTANPVSGDFSLTVELGYVVRNGELQPFRDNMLVGNAFEVLRSILAVGHETVRRGSFVSPRVLTVARIV from the coding sequence ATGATAGATGAACTTATTGGAATCCTCGAGCGCGAGAACGTGGAGTGGGAGCTTTACTGGGAGAGGGGCAGGGGAGGCTCCTTCAGGATAGAGCGCGAGAGACTTGAGCGCTCCCAGAGAAAGTTCCATTCGGGGATAGGCCTCCGCATCGGCTACAGGGGCAAACTCGGCTTCTCCTACATAACCGGCCTGAACCACGACCGCAAAACGCTTGAAAACTTTGTGAAAAGAACGATAAAGCTTGCGAGGATAAGTGAGGTGCCCTTCGCGGGATTTCCCTCCGGGGAAAAGCCGCGCCCCGTCGGTGGACTCTACGACAGGCTCATCGACGAGATTCCCTTTGAAGACGCCTACGCCCTCGCGGGCGACTTTGCGTCCAGGATGGTCGAGCTTAAGGGCGAGGGAATTACCCTCTCCGGCTCGCTGGCTTTCGGCGTCAACACCTACGGCGTTGCGAACTCGAACGGTGTTTTCCTCGAGGAGCGCTCCACTGGGATGAGTGTTTCCGCCTACGCGGTCAAGGAGGGCGGGAGAGCGGGAACCGGCTCATACTATCAGTCGTACCGCTCTCTTCAGCCCTTTGAGGAGCTCGAGTGGGCTGTAACTCTTGCCATTGAGGAGGCGGAGCTGAGCGGCGCCGCCGGAAAGCTCGACGGATATTCCGGCGAACTGGTTCTTGAGCCCGAGGCATTTGGGGCGATCCTGGGGATCCTGCTCGAGAACCTCTACGGCGACAGCGTTTACTTTGGCAGGAGCAGGTTCTCCAGGCCCGGTGAGCCCGCGGCCGCCGAGGGGCTTACCCTCATCGATGACCCATCGATCGAGGGTCTCCCTGGGAGCTACTCCTTCGACGGTGAGGGGACCCCCTCCAGGAGGACTGTTCTCGTTGAGGAGGGTGTGCTGAAATCCTTCCTTCTTGACCACACGTACGCCTCTTTCCTTGGTATGGAGAGCACTGGAAACGCGGTTCGGGACTTCAGAACAATGCCCCACATAGGGACGAGCAACCTGCTGGTCGAACCTGGGAGGGAGAGCCTCCGCGACTTCGAGGGGGTTGTGGTTAAGAAGGTCTTCGGCGAGCACACCGCCAACCCCGTCAGCGGTGACTTCTCACTGACGGTTGAGCTGGGATACGTCGTGAGGAACGGGGAGCTTCAGCCCTTCAGGGACAACATGCTTGTGGGAAACGCCTTCGAGGTTCTGAGGTCAATCCTCGCCGTTGGACATGAAACGGTTCGCAGGGGTTCCTTTGTCTCCCCGAGAGTCCTGACGGTGGCTAGAATAGTGTAA
- a CDS encoding universal stress protein encodes MRILVLVDGSKWSQKAALHAIAIAKKKRGKVILFSVLDRREARAMAFNLGMFSENLSEVERFEEEIWNDMKRSIKHLMTNLLELCQEEGVNCSFRIVEGSAKEKILEEANSGRYSLVVMGAYGRSGKTRIGSLLEEVVGLIGPPAMVVR; translated from the coding sequence ATGCGGATACTCGTCCTCGTTGATGGTTCGAAGTGGAGCCAGAAGGCTGCTCTCCACGCCATCGCCATAGCCAAGAAGAAGAGGGGAAAGGTCATACTCTTCTCGGTCCTGGACAGGAGGGAAGCCAGGGCCATGGCCTTCAACCTGGGAATGTTCAGCGAGAACCTCTCGGAGGTCGAGAGGTTTGAGGAGGAGATATGGAACGACATGAAGAGGAGCATCAAGCACCTGATGACGAACCTTCTGGAGCTCTGTCAGGAGGAGGGCGTGAACTGCTCCTTCAGGATAGTCGAGGGTTCCGCCAAGGAAAAGATCCTCGAAGAGGCCAACTCCGGTCGCTACAGTCTGGTCGTCATGGGCGCCTACGGCAGGAGCGGAAAAACGAGGATAGGGAGCCTCCTTGAGGAGGTAGTGGGTCTCATAGGCCCTCCTGCCATGGTGGTTCGTTAG
- a CDS encoding PH domain-containing protein: protein MGVRVVGNDLPKSVLRHLEPNEDVLFTVRKKISVEKPKWLIVTNRRIIYLDEKILGRYDIKALPYQKLEEVTIELGIISSEFIIKGEEDIRLKLGWMNKEQARKTINAIKDALNAIAIEPVTIEVKKGLTHETWVLKKPKELVSRVVPGSTVQHAPPVEKEEDPLEKLKKLKELYDMGVISQEEYEEKRKKLLEQI from the coding sequence ATGGGGGTGAGAGTAGTGGGCAACGACCTTCCAAAGTCCGTTCTGAGACACCTGGAGCCGAATGAGGATGTTCTGTTCACCGTCCGCAAGAAGATAAGCGTGGAGAAGCCAAAGTGGCTCATAGTAACTAACAGGAGGATAATCTACCTCGACGAAAAAATTCTGGGCAGGTACGACATAAAGGCCCTGCCATACCAGAAGCTCGAGGAGGTAACGATAGAGCTGGGCATCATCTCCTCGGAGTTCATAATAAAGGGCGAGGAGGACATAAGGCTCAAGCTCGGCTGGATGAACAAGGAGCAGGCGAGAAAGACGATAAACGCCATAAAGGACGCCCTAAACGCTATAGCCATCGAGCCGGTCACGATAGAGGTCAAGAAAGGCCTGACCCACGAGACATGGGTTCTGAAGAAGCCAAAGGAACTTGTGAGCAGGGTCGTCCCGGGATCGACTGTCCAGCACGCGCCCCCTGTGGAGAAGGAGGAAGACCCGCTCGAAAAGCTCAAGAAGCTGAAGGAACTCTACGACATGGGTGTGATAAGCCAGGAGGAGTACGAGGAAAAGAGAAAGAAACTTTTGGAACAGATTTAG
- a CDS encoding winged helix-turn-helix transcriptional regulator, with protein MERRKEILETITDKPGITFRELARELGIGIGDLQYHLRKLEKEGRVFSKKTGKRRYLFPRGFEEKAQRLLIAISTETRRKILLLLMEGPKNQKEMAGSLGLSQPTVSYHMNELIKLGVVTAEKESRSVIYTLSYDPELIARLIKEYRPSLWDKLADNLIDLLTSVGDGE; from the coding sequence ATGGAGAGGCGTAAAGAGATACTCGAAACTATCACGGACAAGCCGGGGATAACCTTCCGGGAGCTGGCAAGGGAGCTCGGAATAGGCATAGGCGACCTGCAGTATCATCTCCGGAAACTCGAGAAAGAGGGCAGGGTATTCTCAAAGAAAACCGGCAAGAGGCGCTACCTGTTCCCAAGGGGATTCGAGGAGAAGGCGCAGAGGCTGCTCATAGCAATATCAACGGAGACACGGAGGAAGATTCTCCTGCTCCTCATGGAGGGGCCGAAGAACCAGAAGGAGATGGCGGGGAGCCTTGGACTCAGCCAGCCGACGGTGAGCTATCACATGAACGAACTGATAAAGCTCGGCGTCGTGACCGCGGAGAAGGAAAGCAGGAGCGTCATATACACCCTCTCTTACGACCCCGAGCTGATAGCAAGGCTGATAAAGGAGTACCGGCCGAGCCTGTGGGATAAGCTGGCAGACAACCTGATAGACCTGCTGACGAGCGTGGGTGATGGAGAATGA
- a CDS encoding alpha-amylase family glycosyl hydrolase → MRRALAAAVILLLLIPLVGAYQVPERGVVYQIMVDRFYDGNQSNNEPFYDPTHTNYRLYWGGDIEGLTEKLDYIASLGVSMIWVSPLNDNINRMAHGSAPYHGYWTRDYKRIEEHFGTWKDFLKLVEEARKRGICIVVDYVPNHSNPSTDGEFGALYDNGTKITDYFEDTKNATVNPITGIREDIYHHNGNIFTWSGIPLKYANLYGLADFNQLNPWVDSYLTEGAMLFANSGACGFRIDAVKHMELGWLETFYLRLYSERPLLIYGEYYSLSPERSDDLYELYRYSNVSPVLNIPIRADIVKTFGFVGSLETLSRTLEDYYSRFLYPNKQLNFLDSHDLIRFLNGARREDTVERFHMALALTMTLPGIPVIYYGDESYLVSKDGKGDPYNRPMMAFNNTTEAARIIRTLAELRKTNDALAFGDFKTLYANYSVWAFERTFGAHRLLVVMNKGSPAELSINIDWPDGTYVDVLYGAEMVVEKGKATVELPRNSFYVFHIEREQGEPLIGSLTPYTARPGQEILIAGAGFGSGGRVTIGGVEARVLSWNSTEILVEVPAINTGKAWLDVVVETGGKASNVAKLRYYSGNDVPALISLNASSVNLSRANLWIKGNLSELAEPRPLLRSSTGYYFTVAPLPKGAAFSVELYEGPYWGELRPLGVKLYGFVNSTVVVLREEPHATETAPTMPTTTIIHRPVGKNPLPYLLAALLLGAALIIWKKRG, encoded by the coding sequence GTGAGGAGAGCACTGGCTGCGGCTGTCATTCTGCTGCTCCTGATACCGCTGGTGGGTGCCTACCAGGTCCCTGAAAGGGGCGTCGTCTATCAAATCATGGTTGACCGCTTCTACGATGGGAACCAGAGCAACAACGAGCCCTTTTATGACCCGACCCACACCAACTACCGCCTCTACTGGGGCGGGGACATAGAGGGACTAACGGAAAAGCTCGACTACATAGCGAGCCTCGGCGTCTCCATGATATGGGTCTCCCCGCTCAACGACAACATAAACAGGATGGCACACGGCTCCGCCCCCTACCACGGCTACTGGACGAGGGACTACAAACGCATAGAGGAGCACTTCGGAACCTGGAAGGACTTCCTTAAGCTGGTAGAGGAGGCCAGAAAGAGGGGAATATGCATCGTGGTTGATTACGTCCCCAACCACTCAAACCCATCAACCGACGGTGAGTTTGGAGCGCTCTACGACAACGGGACCAAAATCACTGACTACTTTGAGGACACCAAGAACGCCACGGTGAACCCGATAACGGGCATAAGAGAGGACATCTACCACCACAACGGCAACATTTTCACCTGGTCTGGAATCCCCCTCAAGTACGCCAACCTCTACGGTTTAGCAGACTTCAACCAGCTCAACCCCTGGGTCGATTCCTATCTCACCGAGGGGGCGATGCTCTTTGCCAATTCGGGCGCCTGCGGCTTCAGGATCGACGCCGTCAAGCACATGGAGCTCGGCTGGCTTGAGACCTTTTACCTCCGCCTCTACTCTGAGAGACCCCTCTTAATCTACGGGGAGTACTACTCGCTCTCGCCGGAAAGGAGCGACGATTTATACGAGCTCTACCGCTACTCCAATGTCTCGCCGGTTCTGAACATACCGATAAGGGCCGATATAGTGAAAACCTTTGGCTTCGTGGGAAGCCTTGAGACGCTCTCCAGAACGCTTGAGGACTATTACTCCCGTTTCCTCTATCCAAACAAGCAACTGAACTTCCTCGACAGCCACGACCTAATCCGCTTCCTCAACGGGGCGAGGAGGGAAGACACCGTAGAGCGCTTCCACATGGCACTGGCACTGACGATGACCCTGCCAGGGATCCCGGTGATATACTACGGCGACGAGAGCTATCTGGTGAGCAAAGACGGAAAGGGCGACCCCTACAACAGGCCTATGATGGCCTTCAACAACACCACGGAAGCGGCAAGGATAATCAGAACTTTAGCTGAGCTGAGAAAGACCAACGATGCCCTGGCTTTCGGAGACTTTAAAACGCTTTACGCAAACTACTCGGTCTGGGCCTTCGAGAGAACCTTTGGAGCGCACAGACTTCTGGTTGTGATGAACAAGGGCTCGCCGGCGGAGCTCAGCATCAACATCGACTGGCCCGACGGAACTTATGTAGATGTCCTCTACGGAGCAGAGATGGTGGTTGAGAAAGGCAAAGCGACGGTAGAACTGCCGAGAAACAGCTTCTACGTCTTCCACATTGAGCGCGAGCAGGGGGAGCCTTTAATAGGTTCCTTAACCCCCTACACCGCAAGACCCGGCCAGGAAATCCTCATAGCCGGGGCCGGCTTTGGAAGCGGTGGAAGGGTTACCATCGGCGGCGTTGAAGCGAGGGTTCTCTCCTGGAACTCAACAGAGATACTGGTTGAGGTTCCAGCAATAAATACCGGAAAGGCTTGGCTTGACGTGGTGGTGGAGACGGGTGGAAAGGCCAGCAACGTTGCTAAGCTCCGCTACTATTCGGGAAATGACGTTCCTGCATTAATATCACTCAACGCCAGTTCCGTGAACCTCTCCAGGGCGAACCTCTGGATTAAAGGCAACCTATCAGAGCTTGCCGAGCCAAGACCCCTGCTCAGGTCCTCAACGGGCTACTACTTCACCGTCGCCCCGCTCCCCAAAGGGGCTGCTTTCTCCGTGGAGCTCTACGAGGGCCCCTACTGGGGTGAGCTCAGGCCCCTTGGGGTGAAGCTCTACGGCTTCGTGAACTCCACGGTGGTGGTTCTGCGGGAGGAACCCCATGCCACCGAAACAGCCCCGACGATGCCAACAACGACAATAATCCACAGACCAGTTGGAAAGAACCCTCTTCCCTACCTCCTCGCGGCTCTCCTGCTCGGGGCGGCTCTGATAATCTGGAAGAAAAGGGGCTAA
- a CDS encoding universal stress protein, whose product MDIFSRLIQRKFQNIAADRYEEITRRYREFLLLPEEFVLPEVRSILIPIDRFSGEIPDELYETLSAYSGASVTLVYISEKRTLELIEQTLGKEEAERLRNAKMEFARNLVLKMAPRLEALGLKTERRHFIGSKSDDVIRLMRDENFDLLVVSRSYGSEVTRTSPVSPVVLRIVQHLESPVIIY is encoded by the coding sequence ATGGACATATTCAGCAGGCTCATCCAGAGGAAGTTTCAGAACATCGCCGCGGACAGGTACGAGGAAATAACCCGGCGGTACAGGGAGTTTCTGCTCCTCCCCGAGGAGTTCGTGCTTCCGGAGGTTCGTTCGATTCTGATCCCCATTGACAGGTTCTCAGGTGAGATACCCGATGAGCTCTACGAGACGCTGAGCGCCTACAGTGGTGCCTCGGTGACGCTCGTTTACATCTCTGAGAAAAGAACTCTGGAGCTCATCGAGCAGACCCTTGGGAAAGAGGAGGCTGAAAGGCTCAGGAATGCCAAAATGGAATTTGCCCGGAACCTCGTTCTCAAGATGGCCCCCAGGCTGGAGGCCCTGGGCCTTAAAACAGAGCGGAGGCACTTCATCGGGAGCAAGAGTGACGACGTCATAAGGCTTATGAGGGATGAGAACTTCGACCTCCTGGTTGTGTCCCGGAGCTATGGCTCGGAGGTCACCAGGACGTCCCCGGTGAGTCCCGTCGTTCTGAGGATAGTCCAGCATCTTGAAAGCCCGGTTATAATCTACTAG